One part of the Neodiprion virginianus isolate iyNeoVirg1 chromosome 3, iyNeoVirg1.1, whole genome shotgun sequence genome encodes these proteins:
- the LOC124301549 gene encoding uncharacterized protein LOC124301549: MEIKNKAGVLENKKIFSQYIPLSNTLRLFLELPDCFETIYSYYSELKKNDGIIFNVVQTEFWKERSSQSNNLTFPLILYQDDFETGNPLGSHSGVHKICALYSTLPCIPPEFRSQVEKIFLVQLCHSDDVKFFGQDVVYREVITELNLLASKGIEIHVKDKTITVCFQLILITGDNLGLNSMLGYVESFSATYFCRMCKVSKGVSMSLCVEDKSILRTKDNYEADVAKNNVALTGIKTRCIWNSVLNYHCAACWSVDAMHDELEGSCKYETASTLHYFILVKKYFTLEELNFRIKYFKFPSTANVPPLITLENLKVKQLRMSASEMKCFIMHLGLLIGDLIPQENNPHWELHKLLRQIVSISLQTFISSEYIDLLTSLIEEHHLLYLSLFGNTLKPKHHFMLHYPTVMQRIGPLRHIWSMRGEAKHQILKQIASMSASRVNICRTIAIKSQLQFGNMLLLGNPFAVNITYRPLKTHLPISTNLTKYVSENLISYTQVKSASLASFMLKSGIILEIDFDIFPIFGLIEHVFCKSGALAKPSRDDFAIIVKVFHVVCQNDHKQSYEVYETLTHEFIKIDSTKFLKPTLMVTGSNRELYVPFH; the protein is encoded by the coding sequence AtggaaatcaaaaataaagcTGGTgtattggaaaataaaaaaatattttcccagTACATACCTCTAAGTAATACCTTGAGATTGTTTTTAGAACTGCCAGATTGTTTTGAAACTATTTATTCATATTActctgaattaaaaaaaaatgatggtATTATCTTCAATGTCGTTCAAACTGAGTTTTGGAAAGAACGATCATCGCAATCAAATAATCTCACATTTCCATTGATCTTATATCAAGATGACTTTGAAACAGGTAATCCATTAGGTTCGCATAGTGGAGTTCATAAAATTTGTGCACTTTATTCTACTTTGCCCTGTATACCGCCAGAATTTAGATCTCAAgtcgagaaaatatttttggtacAGCTATGTCATTCGGatgacgtgaaattttttggtcaagaTGTAGTTTATAGAGAAGTGATTACAGAACTCAATTTGCTTGCATCCAAAGGGATAGAAATCCACGTCAAAGATAAAACAATCACAGTTTGTTTTCAGTTGATATTAATAACAGGGGACAATTTGGGTCTGAATAGTATGCTAGGTTACGTAGAAAGTTTTAGTGCGACTTATTTCTGTAGAATGTGCAAAGTTAGTAAAGGTGTGTCAATGTCATTATGTGTTGAAGACAAGTCAATACTGAGGACAAAGGATAATTATGAGGCTGATGTGGCAAAAAACAATGTGGCTCTGACAGGTATTAAAACGAGGTGCATCTGGAATTCTGTTTTGAATTACCATTGTGCTGCGTGCTGGTCGGTAGATGCTATGCATGATGAATTAGAAGGTAGTTGTAAATATGAAACGGCGTCAACTTTGCATTACTTTATATTGGTCAAGAAGTATTTTACTTTggaagaattaaattttagaatcaaatatttcaaatttccttCGACAGCAAATGTACCTCCTTTAATTACTCTTGAGAACTTGAAGGTAAAACAGTTGAGAATGTCAGCATCTGAGATGAAGTGTTTTATCATGCACCTTGGATTACTCATTGGTGATTTGATTCCTCAAGAAAATAATCCACATTGGGAATTACATAAACTGCTCCGGCAAATTGTTTCCATAAGCCTACAAACGTTCATTTCTTCTGAATATATTGACTTGCTCACTTCGCTAATTGAAGAACACCATTTACTGTATCTGTCATTGTTTGGTAATACATTGAAACCGAAGCACCACTTCATGCTTCATTACCCAACGGTTATGCAAAGAATTGGTCCATTACGTCACATTTGGTCGATGCGCGGCGAAGCCAAACATCAGATACTGAAACAAATTGCTAGTATGTCAGCTAGTCGAGTAAATATATGTCGAACCATAGCTATCAAAAGTCAGCTGCAGTTCGGTAATATGCTGTTGTTAGGAAACCCATTCGCTGTTAATATTACGTACAGACCATTAAAAACACATTTACCTATCTCTACCAATTTAACGAAATATGTATCTGAGAATCTTATCTCATACACCCAAGTGAAATCGGCAAGTTTAGCTAGTTTTATGCTCAAGTCTGGAATCATtcttgaaattgatttcgacATATTTCCTATATTTGGGCTGATTGAACACGTCTTTTGTAAATCAGGAGCGTTGGCAAAGCCGAGTAGAGACGACTTTGCAATCATTGTAAAGGTTTTTCACGTTGTTTGCCAGAACGATCATAAGCAATCCTACGAAGTATATGAAACTCTAACGcatgaatttataaaaatagattCGACGAAATTTCTGAAACCGACGCTCATGGTAACTGGATCTAATCGCGAATTGTACGTACCTTTTCATTAA